In Nymphaea colorata isolate Beijing-Zhang1983 chromosome 13, ASM883128v2, whole genome shotgun sequence, one DNA window encodes the following:
- the LOC116266973 gene encoding uncharacterized protein LOC116266973 produces MGSHPISAFQYWQDMAGYSDQVSSAWVVDTSGCTMIKLIHKLEATRDKLKIWCKGGANDVPHQIMEINAKIKHVQSRSESGHLEAIDKECNLKHDLSTLLWLEQCQWHQKSRIKWMRDGDLNTKFFQGIANGRRRRNKIETISHVGQLLTNMPKIFTGCTDFFAGLTVLPEENVELLKPVTAAEIQWAVMEADRDSTPGPDGFGNSFFQSN; encoded by the exons ATGGGGTCGCACCCCATTTCGGCATTTCAATATTGGCAGGACATGGCTGGGTATAGTGACCAAGTATCTTCAGCCTGGGTGGTGGACACAAGTGGCTGCACGATGATTAAACTCATTCACAAATTGGAGGCCACCAGGGACAAGCTAAAGATTTGGTGCAAGGGTGGAGCCAATGATGTGCCACATCAAATAATGGAGATTAATGCCAAAATCAAGCATGTACAGTCCCGAAGTGAAAGTGGCCACCTTGAGGCCATTGACAAAGAATGCAATCTCAAGCATGATCTTTCCACGCTATTGTGGTTAGAACAATGTCAGTGGCACCAGAAATCTAGAATCAAATGGATGAGGGATGGGGACCTAAACACCAAATTCTTCCAGGGGATCGCTAATGGGAGGAGACGGAGGAACAAAATCGAAACCATCTCCCATGTGGGACAGCTCCTAACAAATATGCCTAAAATTTTTACGGGTTGCACAGATTTCTTTGCTG GTCTTACAGTGTTGCCGGAGGAGAATGTGGAACTCTTGAAACCAGTCACTGCAGCAGAAATCCAGTGGGCAGTAATGGAGGCTGATAGAGACTCCACACCTGGCCCAGATGGGTTTGGTAATAGCTTCTTTCAGAGCAACTAG